Part of the Arcobacter sp. LA11 genome, TCATCTCTTCGAAAAATTTCATAGTTCTATAAACAGTTGCTATACCAACATCTATGTTGTACTCTTTTTTTATATTAAATGCAATTTGTTCTGCTGTTAAATGTTCATCTGAAAAATATAGTATTTTTAAAATATAATCTTTTTGTACAGAGTTTTTAAAACCTAGTTTGGGAACATGTTCTTTAAAATTTTCTAAGAAAGTTTCAAAATCCATTTCATATTTATTCATTAATTAAATCCTTTTACTATGATGACTAATAGACTTATAACCAAGGCTAAAGCATACACTTTCCATAAGTTTCTATGTATTTTTATATTTCTTTTATATAGAAGAGAATCTTCTAGGTGATTGTAACTTTTAAGTTTC contains:
- a CDS encoding Fur family transcriptional regulator yields the protein MNKYEMDFETFLENFKEHVPKLGFKNSVQKDYILKILYFSDEHLTAEQIAFNIKKEYNIDVGIATVYRTMKFFEEMNIIESLDVGDGIKRYELNLSLHHDHLVCTSCSKIIEFTDELIESQQIKVAKNHNFDLKDHVMTIYGLCENCQ